A DNA window from Malus domestica cultivar Red Delicious-ww chloroplast, complete genome contains the following coding sequences:
- the psbA gene encoding photosystem II protein D1, with the protein MTAILERRESESLWGRFCNWITSTENRLYIGWFGVLMIPTLLTATSVFIIAFIAAPPVDIDGIREPVSGSLLYGNNIISGAIIPTSAAIGLHFYPIWEAASVDEWLYNGGPYELIVLHFLLGVACYMGREWELSFRLGMRPWIAVAYSAPVAAATAVFLIYPIGQGSFSDGMPLGISGTFNFMIVFQAEHNILMHPFHMLGVAGVFGGSLFSAMHGSLVTSSLIRETTENESANEGYRFGQEEETYNIVAAHGYFGRLIFQYASFNNSRSLHFFLAAWPVVGIWFTALGISTMAFNLNGFNFNQSVVDSQGRVINTWADIINRANLGMEVMHERNAHNFPLDLAAVEVPSING; encoded by the coding sequence ATGACTGCAATTTTAGAGAGACGCGAAAGCGAAAGCCTATGGGGTCGCTTTTGTAACTGGATAACCAGCACTGAAAACCGTCTTTACATTGGATGGTTTGGTGTTTTGATGATCCCTACTTTATTGACCGCAACTTCTGTATTTATTATTGCTTTCATTGCTGCACCTCCGGTAGATATTGATGGTATTCGTGAACCTGTTTCTGGATCTTTACTTTATGGAAACAATATTATTTCTGGTGCCATTATTCCTACTTCTGCAGCTATAGGTTTGCACTTTTACCCTATATGGGAAGCGGCTTCCGTTGATGAATGGTTATACAATGGTGGTCCTTATGAGCTAATTGTTCTACACTTCTTACTTGGTGTAGCTTGCTACATGGGTCGTGAGTGGGAACTTAGTTTCCGTCTGGGTATGCGCCCTTGGATTGCTGTTGCATATTCAGCTCCTGTTGCAGCTGCTACTGCTGTTTTCTTGATATATCCAATTGGTCAAGGAAGCTTTTCTGACGGTATGCCTCTAGGAATCTCCGGTACTTTCAATTTCATGATTGTATTCCAAGCTGAGCACAACATCCTTATGCACCCATTTCACATGTTAGGCGTAGCTGGTGTATTCGGTGGCTCCCTATTCAGTGCTATGCATGGGTCTTTGGTAACCTCTAGTTTGATCAGGGAAACCACAGAAAATGAATCTGCTAATGAAGGTTACAGATTCGGTCAAGAGGAAGAAACCTACAATATCGTAGCCGCTCATGGTTATTTTGGCCGATTGATCTTCCAATATGCTAGTTTCAACAATTCTCGTTCTTTACACTTCTTCCTAGCTGCTTGGCCTGTAGTAGGTATCTGGTTCACCGCTTTAGGTATCAGCACTATGGCTTTCAACTTAAATGGTTTTAATTTCAATCAATCTGTAGTTGATAGTCAAGGTCGTGTAATTAATACTTGGGCTGATATTATTAACCGCGCTAACCTTGGTATGGAAGTTATGCATGAACGTAATGCTCATAATTTCCCTCTAGACCTAGCTGCTGTTGAAGTTCCATCTATAAATGGATAA